The Polyangium mundeleinium genome contains the following window.
TCCGACGAGCAGGTGAAGTTCCTGCTGCAGCTCCAGACCCTGCTCGCTCAGGGCGGCTTCGCCGCCACGTACAAGTTCGCGCTCTTGCTCGCCCTCGCCGACATCTCCGTCGAGAAGGGGGATGACAGTGGAGCTCCGATGCGCGTGAGCATCGAGGCGATCGCCGCGAAGTTCGTGGACTACTACTGGCGGCAGGCGACGCCTTACCAGGCGCTCGGGTCGGAGAAGAGCGCGGTCCTAAAGCAGAACACGGATCGGCAGGCCGCCGTCATCCGCGCGATCGAGGAGATCCGCGCAAGGTGCGATGGATCTCTGAGCCGAGCGAAGAACGACCGCGCGTGTGGCAGTCCCTGCTCGCGAAGGTCAAGCGCACGATCAAGGAGCAGCCGCTCCGGAAGCTCCAGACGATCGGAGGCCGCCAGCTCGAGTTCCTGTACGCGAACGAGATGGTAGGCGACGACAAGATCGAGCTGAAGGCGGGCGTGGCCTTCTGCTTTCGCCGCTACCACGAGCTGATCCAAGATCTCGTGCGCGGCGCGTGGGTGCGCTTCGTGCGGGGGCTGAGAGAGAACCAGCCTCTGCTCGGGCAGACCGTCGACCTCGACGAGTTCATGTTCGGCTCAGAACGCGCAGATCTCTCGGCCGCTCGCCCCGTCCTGTTCGACTTCCAGGAGGGCCGCTGCTTCTACTGCGAGGGCGCGTTGCAGAGCCGCGTGGAGGTCGACCACTTCGTGCCCTGGTCGTTCTACCCCGTCGACCTCGGCCACAACTTCGTCCTCGCCCACGCGAGCTGCAACGCCGCGAAGAAGGACCGCCTTGCCGCCTACAAGCACCTTCACCGCTGGTGCGATCGGAACGTCGAGCAGGGGACGGAGCTTGGCGCCGCGTTCGATGAGGTCGGGGTTTTGCACGACCTGCAAGCCTCTTGGAGAGTGACCTCATGGGCCTACGGGCAGGCTGCAGCGGCCGGGGTGCACGTGTGGACGATGGGGGCGAAGAGCGTACCGCTTGACCGGAGATGGCTGGGACTGCAGGGGATGAGGCTTTGATGCGCAGGAAAATGCCC
Protein-coding sequences here:
- a CDS encoding HNH endonuclease domain-containing protein, coding for MRWISEPSEERPRVWQSLLAKVKRTIKEQPLRKLQTIGGRQLEFLYANEMVGDDKIELKAGVAFCFRRYHELIQDLVRGAWVRFVRGLRENQPLLGQTVDLDEFMFGSERADLSAARPVLFDFQEGRCFYCEGALQSRVEVDHFVPWSFYPVDLGHNFVLAHASCNAAKKDRLAAYKHLHRWCDRNVEQGTELGAAFDEVGVLHDLQASWRVTSWAYGQAAAAGVHVWTMGAKSVPLDRRWLGLQGMRL